One segment of Leptospiraceae bacterium DNA contains the following:
- a CDS encoding nuclear transport factor 2 family protein: MNKLKLIHRIITISFLVFALQIYPDSSESKEKKSIEEMIDQYFSTWSSQDMEGYESCFHSNAVIHFERNGEVREEKLTAFIDSQKRAHSFSFEKMKEIPLSKKIQIANNIAQVTVRWKLTSASREDYGYDYFTLIKHKKKWKIIYLIFNND, encoded by the coding sequence ATGAACAAACTTAAGTTAATCCATAGAATTATTACTATATCCTTTTTGGTTTTTGCATTACAAATCTATCCTGATTCCAGTGAATCCAAAGAAAAGAAATCCATAGAAGAAATGATTGATCAATATTTTTCTACTTGGTCTAGTCAGGATATGGAAGGGTACGAGTCTTGTTTCCACTCCAATGCAGTGATTCATTTTGAAAGAAATGGAGAAGTTAGAGAAGAAAAACTCACTGCATTTATCGACAGTCAAAAAAGAGCACATAGTTTCTCCTTTGAGAAAATGAAAGAAATTCCATTGTCCAAAAAAATCCAAATAGCAAATAACATCGCTCAAGTTACAGTTCGCTGGAAATTAACATCCGCTAGTCGAGAAGATTACGGATATGATTATTTTACACTTATAAAACATAAAAAGAAATGGAAAATAATATACTTAATTTTTAATAACGACTAA
- a CDS encoding von Willebrand factor type A domain-containing protein, whose amino-acid sequence MNKLILSKIVKFIIILVYLLMFYCSSRNNSYYQNQIIIPEYNLNHSSNFKNTKTVDTSSYPLESSTFSFYQLKEAIDNSNYPSQVYTEELLNHFSYNYPKYSNQKNLNIYSEIATSPWNPKNKLVHIGIYSPNLETEKKDIPTKNIIFAVDTSGSMSGYDRLELAKTFMKNFIQTLQGNDTVSIIQFTTDAKIVLNPTNINAKNKILDSISRLTANGGTDIWPGILLSYRLTKEIKNLNVPSKVILITDGDFGGVNDNEFFTLIDREKKSGTSFSAIGFGKDLGNVSVMDKLANLKLGETFYIRSSQDLYKFSLDSSWQPIKSLTSDMKVEVKFNRNNVESFRLIGFENFKQVKDAKSYNAYSGFSYTALYEILPAQNTNNSLEMVEIKLKYKSEKGTTEEIKQTVQNNETTTWESTEDFRFAAGVAGLAMLINKSIHRGNVDFNMVIHLLQSSLAFDPDGTRKELFILVNKIKNL is encoded by the coding sequence ATGAATAAACTAATACTTTCGAAAATTGTTAAATTTATTATTATATTGGTATATTTGTTAATGTTTTATTGTTCGAGTAGAAATAATTCATACTACCAAAATCAAATAATTATTCCCGAATACAATTTAAATCATTCCTCTAATTTTAAGAATACTAAAACTGTGGATACCTCTTCTTACCCGCTTGAAAGTTCGACATTTTCATTTTACCAATTAAAAGAAGCAATAGATAATTCTAATTATCCGTCACAAGTTTATACAGAAGAGTTACTAAACCATTTTAGTTATAATTATCCCAAATATTCAAATCAAAAGAATTTAAATATTTATAGTGAAATTGCAACAAGTCCTTGGAATCCAAAAAATAAACTGGTACATATAGGAATTTACTCTCCAAATTTAGAAACAGAAAAAAAAGATATACCTACTAAAAATATTATATTTGCTGTTGATACTTCCGGGTCTATGAGTGGATACGATAGGTTAGAACTCGCCAAAACTTTTATGAAAAATTTCATTCAAACTTTGCAAGGTAACGATACAGTTTCGATTATTCAATTTACTACGGATGCAAAAATAGTATTAAATCCAACAAATATAAACGCAAAAAATAAAATTCTAGACTCTATATCTAGATTAACAGCAAACGGTGGGACAGATATATGGCCAGGAATTTTACTTTCTTACCGACTAACAAAAGAAATAAAAAATCTCAATGTTCCCAGCAAAGTTATTCTTATAACTGATGGAGATTTTGGTGGAGTAAATGATAATGAATTTTTTACTCTTATCGACAGAGAAAAAAAATCGGGTACAAGTTTTTCAGCTATAGGATTTGGAAAAGATTTAGGAAACGTTTCAGTCATGGACAAATTAGCAAATTTAAAATTAGGCGAAACATTTTACATTCGATCTTCCCAAGATTTGTATAAATTTTCCTTAGATTCTTCCTGGCAACCAATAAAGAGCCTAACTTCGGATATGAAAGTTGAAGTTAAATTCAACCGAAACAATGTAGAATCCTTTCGATTAATTGGATTTGAGAACTTTAAACAAGTAAAAGACGCAAAAAGTTATAATGCTTATTCCGGATTTTCCTATACTGCATTGTATGAAATTTTGCCTGCACAAAATACCAATAACAGCTTAGAAATGGTAGAGATAAAATTAAAATACAAATCCGAAAAAGGCACTACGGAAGAAATAAAACAAACAGTTCAGAATAATGAAACAACAACTTGGGAATCGACCGAAGACTTTCGATTTGCCGCTGGTGTAGCAGGCCTTGCAATGTTAATAAATAAATCGATTCATAGAGGAAATGTCGATTTTAATATGGTGATTCATTTATTACAAAGTTCACTTGCTTTTGATCCAGATGGAACTAGAAAAGAATTATTTATATTAGTAAATAAAATAAAAAATTTATAA
- a CDS encoding response regulator: MKPVQVMIVEDEALVGIDIQENLLNYGYQVVGISNSGESAVENAIKSKPEVILMDIHLSGKMNGIEAAHKIRQNLGIPIIYLTAFSDDRTLKKALETSPSGYLLKPFVPRELHTSIQTALNKEEKNKDIKLARLRYIQSNILEKKNLKLELENIQKANKYLPQRSYSRIIERLNYIADTIRKKGNTESKLKEQIQNSNKLERLLGDIVFYQNITNESAYILPIAEFAALLEYNKEDVSKMGSLIIPLLIHPEDYKIMDSYFGDLTSKSGIVSEIEIRLKHKSGIWRYISCRGIYNESEKGLGTIVHSVKDITWLKNQQYISHISREKFIAVSNNPYFGIAILDTDAKIMTLNPTLEHLTGYTKEDLNWLNVSDYIGMKELRYICQNFEKLKSGEINCFQTEAFLYTKHRGAFWGYMVFNAIYSPDRTIDRVVCTVVDISESKLFEKNTKKE; this comes from the coding sequence ATGAAACCAGTTCAAGTGATGATAGTAGAAGATGAAGCGTTAGTTGGAATCGACATTCAAGAAAATCTTTTAAATTATGGATACCAAGTTGTAGGAATTTCAAATTCAGGAGAGTCTGCTGTCGAAAATGCAATTAAAAGTAAACCTGAAGTAATACTTATGGATATTCATTTGAGTGGTAAAATGAATGGTATTGAAGCCGCTCATAAAATTCGCCAAAATTTAGGAATCCCGATTATTTATTTAACTGCATTTTCAGATGATAGAACCCTAAAAAAAGCTTTGGAAACATCTCCGTCTGGTTATCTTTTGAAACCATTTGTCCCGAGAGAACTCCACACTTCTATTCAAACGGCATTAAACAAAGAAGAAAAAAATAAAGATATAAAATTAGCTCGTCTACGTTATATTCAGAGTAACATTCTAGAGAAAAAGAATTTAAAATTAGAATTAGAAAACATTCAAAAGGCTAATAAATATTTGCCCCAAAGATCATACAGTAGAATAATAGAAAGGTTAAACTATATAGCCGACACAATTCGTAAAAAAGGGAATACAGAATCCAAATTAAAAGAACAAATCCAAAACTCAAATAAATTAGAACGTTTATTGGGCGATATCGTATTTTATCAAAATATAACAAATGAATCTGCCTATATACTACCTATTGCAGAATTTGCAGCATTACTTGAATACAATAAAGAAGATGTATCTAAGATGGGTAGTTTAATTATTCCCCTGCTAATTCATCCTGAAGATTATAAAATAATGGATAGTTATTTTGGAGATCTTACATCTAAATCGGGAATAGTTTCCGAAATTGAAATTCGATTAAAACATAAAAGCGGAATCTGGAGATATATATCCTGTAGAGGCATATACAACGAATCCGAAAAAGGTCTTGGTACAATTGTACATAGCGTAAAAGATATTACTTGGTTAAAAAATCAACAATACATATCTCATATTTCTAGAGAAAAATTTATTGCGGTCAGCAATAATCCCTATTTCGGGATTGCGATACTTGACACGGATGCAAAAATAATGACTCTAAATCCTACATTAGAACATTTGACTGGTTACACGAAAGAAGATTTGAACTGGCTAAATGTATCTGATTATATTGGCATGAAAGAATTAAGGTATATTTGTCAAAATTTCGAAAAATTAAAATCTGGAGAAATTAATTGTTTCCAAACAGAGGCATTCCTTTATACAAAACATAGAGGTGCATTTTGGGGTTACATGGTATTTAACGCGATTTATTCACCAGATAGAACTATTGATCGTGTTGTCTGTACGGTAGTCGATATATCTGAGTCAAAACTATTTGAGAAAAATACGAAAAAAGAATAA
- a CDS encoding PAS domain S-box protein: MSLLYQPTEQVRLILSPDWKVSYFNNTISKSFLNLYGIPLSKEIFINDYIAPNLLPFFSESFQSALDGEEILRKKLIQIGEKEYWFQFSFYPLWDKEGDVTQILYTSDDVTDLFWKERKISELEKDRMKREEYLIHSEDKWRSLVESSPNIIYTLNKDFNFTYINYTISELKIQDIIGTNFLKYVTKEEEQKIKLYLMECLHRGTVIEFEILGSLIGEKKSWYTNRIAPIRNNLTNEIEALVGTAIEITEKKLAEYKVLESEERFRTMADNAPVMIWISGRDSLCNFFNKPWLDFTGRKMEEEIGLGWTEYLHPEDINSCMTTYSTAFQNRESFEIEYRLKRYDGEYRWILDRGIPLIISSGEFTGFIGSCIDITTRKQFENKIQSSLEEKEVLLKEIHHRVKNNLQIISSLLSLQSNQLDDPNIIEIFQKNIGRVKSIALIHDMLNLSPNQSKINFKEYLKLIGNYLLMLHENKSQEISLLINSKDIFISINIAIYIGLIVNELVSNSLKYAFPANKNGVIQIEILSESEKKLSLKVSDDGVGLPEEIEIDNVKSLGLKLVNTLTKQMKGLIKVNNDSGLTFEISIPMQEENNKG, translated from the coding sequence ATGAGTCTTCTCTATCAGCCTACAGAACAAGTTAGATTAATTCTATCTCCAGATTGGAAAGTATCGTATTTTAACAATACGATTTCGAAATCATTCTTGAATTTGTATGGTATTCCTCTATCAAAAGAAATTTTTATCAATGATTACATTGCTCCAAACCTACTCCCCTTTTTTTCTGAAAGTTTTCAGTCTGCTTTAGATGGAGAAGAAATACTTCGAAAAAAATTAATTCAAATCGGTGAAAAAGAATATTGGTTTCAATTTTCCTTTTACCCGCTATGGGATAAAGAAGGGGACGTAACTCAAATCCTTTACACTTCTGATGATGTGACAGATTTATTTTGGAAAGAAAGAAAAATTTCTGAACTCGAAAAGGATAGAATGAAAAGAGAAGAATATCTAATACATTCTGAAGATAAATGGCGCTCCCTTGTAGAAAGTTCACCAAATATTATTTATACCTTAAACAAAGATTTTAATTTTACCTACATTAATTATACAATTTCTGAATTGAAAATCCAAGACATTATTGGAACTAACTTTCTTAAATATGTAACTAAGGAGGAAGAACAAAAAATAAAATTATACCTTATGGAATGTTTACATCGGGGCACAGTTATAGAATTTGAAATACTAGGGAGCCTAATTGGAGAAAAAAAATCTTGGTATACAAATAGAATTGCTCCAATACGAAATAATCTCACAAACGAAATTGAAGCCTTAGTAGGAACCGCAATAGAAATTACAGAAAAAAAATTAGCAGAATACAAAGTTTTGGAGAGTGAAGAAAGATTTAGAACTATGGCGGATAACGCACCAGTAATGATTTGGATTTCTGGAAGAGATAGTCTTTGTAATTTTTTTAATAAACCGTGGTTAGATTTTACAGGCCGTAAAATGGAAGAAGAAATCGGACTAGGTTGGACAGAATATTTACATCCAGAGGATATAAATTCATGTATGACAACTTACTCAACGGCATTTCAGAATCGAGAAAGTTTTGAAATAGAATACCGTTTAAAAAGGTATGACGGAGAATATAGATGGATATTAGATAGAGGAATTCCATTGATTATTTCAAGCGGAGAATTTACTGGTTTCATTGGATCCTGCATAGATATTACCACTCGCAAACAGTTTGAAAATAAAATACAATCGTCCTTAGAAGAAAAAGAAGTTTTATTAAAAGAGATCCATCACCGAGTAAAAAACAATCTCCAAATCATTTCGAGTTTACTTAGTTTACAATCAAATCAATTAGATGATCCAAATATAATCGAAATATTTCAAAAAAATATAGGTAGGGTAAAATCAATTGCACTGATTCATGATATGCTAAATTTGAGTCCAAACCAAAGTAAAATTAACTTTAAAGAATATCTAAAGCTAATTGGCAATTACCTACTGATGTTACATGAAAATAAATCGCAAGAAATTTCCCTTCTAATAAATTCTAAAGATATATTTATAAGCATTAATATTGCCATATATATTGGACTTATTGTAAATGAATTAGTCTCCAACTCACTAAAATATGCATTTCCGGCAAATAAAAATGGGGTAATTCAGATAGAAATTCTAAGTGAATCTGAAAAAAAACTATCCTTAAAAGTTAGTGATGATGGAGTTGGATTGCCAGAGGAAATCGAGATAGACAACGTAAAATCTCTCGGACTAAAGTTAGTCAACACATTGACGAAACAAATGAAGGGATTAATAAAAGTAAACAATGATTCTGGATTGACATTCGAAATTTCAATTCCAATGCAAGAAGAAAATAATAAGGGTTAA
- the msrB gene encoding peptide-methionine (R)-S-oxide reductase MsrB, translating to MEKIIKTEEEWKTLLSPQAYQVLRKHGTERAFSGEYNDNHSEGKYYCAGCGHLLFDSKAKFDSGTGWPSFYEAIAADSLETTTDKSFFMTRTEVHCAKCDGHLGHVFPDGPAPTGLRYCMNSVSLKFQNE from the coding sequence ATGGAAAAAATAATTAAAACCGAGGAAGAGTGGAAAACATTACTTTCTCCGCAAGCCTATCAAGTTCTTCGTAAACACGGAACCGAAAGAGCATTTTCTGGAGAATACAATGATAATCATTCAGAAGGCAAATATTATTGTGCTGGATGCGGGCATTTGCTTTTTGATTCAAAGGCAAAGTTTGATTCTGGAACGGGATGGCCGAGTTTTTATGAAGCTATCGCGGCGGATTCATTGGAAACAACGACAGATAAAAGTTTCTTTATGACTCGAACGGAAGTTCATTGTGCAAAATGTGACGGACATTTGGGGCATGTTTTTCCAGATGGACCGGCACCTACAGGTCTTCGGTATTGTATGAATTCTGTTTCTTTAAAATTTCAAAATGAATAA
- a CDS encoding ABC-F family ATP-binding cassette domain-containing protein, translating into MNLLSIDKLSKKAGEKELFRELTFGLNEGEKIAIIGVNGSGKSTFLKMVKGFEETDGGAIYKNRVLKISSLEQNPPFNPEDTILEHIFKGKSKALTLVKRYEEISEKMETDSSESLEKEFHDIMEEMDIANAWEYEDQIKSILNELGISGLNRRMSELSGGMLKKVELVQTLIDDANLLILDEPTNHLDVETILWLENYLIKMDKALLLVTHDRYFLDLVVDKILEIALPQSTLFEGNYNYYLEKKVEMDDSAARKEAKAQSFLRVELEWLRRQPKARGTKQKARTDKIIGVIHREKLPEQETFTFKVDPKKVGKKILEINNIAKAFNDRTLIEKFSYTFKHYERLGIVGPNGAGKSTLLNILTGKLTPDSGSVSPGINTKFGYFDQNNMELKQSMRVLEYIQKTAGEYILLEDGNRLSAGLMLERFQFPSKMQSSPIEKLSGGEKRRLYLVQILMHNPNFLILDEPTNDFDIKTLSILEEFLLEFPGCVLTVSHDRYFMDRVADHLLIFDGKGNINLFSGTYTEYLSQQKAESKQKPKISSEPIQVVSTQTPDKPEVKKLSFKEEKELKSLEKEIENLEKEKEKIQADLISFHSDFKKVESISSKLQELEKQIEIKFKRWEELGG; encoded by the coding sequence ATGAACTTACTATCTATTGACAAACTCTCCAAAAAAGCAGGCGAAAAAGAACTTTTTCGTGAATTGACATTCGGACTAAACGAAGGCGAAAAAATCGCAATCATCGGTGTAAATGGTTCCGGTAAATCTACATTCCTGAAAATGGTAAAAGGCTTTGAAGAAACCGATGGCGGTGCAATTTATAAAAATCGTGTTTTGAAAATTTCTTCCCTCGAACAAAATCCACCGTTTAATCCTGAAGATACAATTTTAGAACATATATTCAAAGGAAAAAGTAAAGCACTAACACTTGTTAAACGTTACGAAGAAATTTCAGAAAAAATGGAAACAGATTCCAGCGAAAGTTTAGAAAAAGAATTTCATGACATAATGGAAGAAATGGATATTGCGAATGCTTGGGAATACGAAGATCAAATAAAGTCAATACTGAATGAACTTGGTATTTCAGGGTTAAATCGTCGTATGTCGGAACTTTCAGGCGGTATGTTAAAAAAAGTGGAATTAGTCCAAACACTTATAGATGATGCCAACCTATTAATACTAGATGAACCAACCAACCACTTGGATGTGGAAACAATTCTATGGTTAGAAAACTATCTTATCAAAATGGATAAAGCACTTCTTCTAGTTACACACGATCGATATTTTCTGGATTTAGTTGTTGATAAAATTTTAGAAATTGCCTTACCTCAATCCACACTCTTTGAAGGAAATTATAACTACTACCTTGAGAAAAAAGTAGAGATGGATGATTCTGCTGCCAGAAAAGAAGCAAAAGCGCAGAGTTTTTTAAGGGTAGAACTTGAATGGCTGAGACGTCAACCGAAAGCACGCGGAACAAAACAAAAAGCTCGAACTGATAAAATTATTGGCGTCATTCACCGCGAAAAACTTCCAGAACAAGAAACATTCACCTTTAAAGTAGATCCGAAAAAAGTTGGGAAAAAAATATTAGAAATCAATAATATTGCAAAAGCGTTTAATGATCGTACTCTCATAGAAAAATTTAGTTATACATTTAAACACTACGAAAGATTAGGCATCGTTGGACCTAACGGTGCCGGAAAATCTACCCTACTAAATATATTAACAGGAAAACTTACACCTGACTCAGGATCGGTAAGTCCTGGAATCAATACAAAGTTTGGTTATTTTGACCAAAACAATATGGAACTAAAACAATCTATGCGTGTTTTAGAATACATTCAAAAAACAGCAGGTGAATACATATTACTCGAAGATGGAAATCGCCTGAGTGCAGGTCTCATGTTAGAAAGATTTCAGTTTCCATCCAAAATGCAATCAAGTCCAATTGAAAAACTTTCAGGCGGTGAAAAACGTCGATTGTATCTGGTGCAGATACTCATGCATAACCCTAACTTTTTAATATTAGATGAACCTACAAATGATTTCGATATAAAAACTCTTTCAATATTAGAAGAATTTTTACTCGAATTTCCTGGGTGTGTTTTAACGGTATCTCACGATAGATATTTTATGGATAGAGTAGCCGACCATTTATTGATTTTCGATGGAAAGGGAAATATCAATCTTTTTTCAGGAACCTATACAGAATATCTAAGCCAACAAAAAGCAGAATCCAAACAAAAACCGAAAATTTCATCCGAGCCGATCCAAGTAGTTTCTACGCAAACTCCCGATAAGCCGGAAGTAAAAAAACTATCTTTCAAAGAAGAAAAAGAGTTAAAATCCTTAGAAAAAGAAATAGAAAATTTAGAAAAGGAAAAAGAAAAAATCCAAGCGGATTTAATTTCATTTCATTCAGATTTTAAAAAAGTAGAATCTATAAGTTCAAAACTACAAGAATTGGAAAAACAAATAGAAATTAAGTTTAAAAGATGGGAAGAACTCGGCGGTTAA
- a CDS encoding patatin-like phospholipase family protein, whose amino-acid sequence MKTKSKKKKLTNTIDKKIQGIKKPTYEVSLAIAGGGCKALYAMGVGYKLRKWGIRLKEISGVSAGAAMALGILSESEDETIEYLAELTKRTSSNFQLTSLFQGKSPFPHENIYRRLIRHGLNLEKIRKSKVKIYIGTVQAIPKKSGLNHFWDIAKLVTETTRAYLLDEIDKEQGIPCSRVSKIMERWNMVPIVYTNKDLKSAEVIESIILNSSSIPPVVSFQNNNRVYFLDGGLTNNLLLEKFSKKSKKIGVYYEETTIFGKDRSLLENTFLIKPSRRLPITSFDYTDPTGVKECFEMGKEDVEKLKPEILKFCRINE is encoded by the coding sequence ATGAAAACAAAATCTAAGAAAAAAAAACTTACAAATACAATTGATAAAAAAATACAAGGTATAAAAAAGCCAACTTATGAAGTAAGTCTTGCGATTGCGGGAGGAGGTTGTAAAGCGCTCTACGCAATGGGTGTGGGTTATAAACTTAGAAAATGGGGAATACGCTTAAAAGAAATTTCCGGAGTAAGTGCGGGAGCCGCTATGGCTCTTGGTATTCTTTCTGAGTCGGAAGATGAAACTATTGAATATTTGGCTGAGCTTACTAAAAGAACTAGTTCTAATTTTCAATTGACAAGTTTATTTCAGGGTAAGAGTCCTTTTCCGCACGAAAATATTTATCGTAGATTAATCCGACACGGACTGAATCTGGAAAAAATTAGAAAGTCTAAAGTCAAAATTTACATTGGAACTGTTCAAGCTATACCTAAAAAATCTGGTCTTAATCATTTTTGGGATATTGCTAAATTAGTAACAGAGACTACTCGTGCTTACCTTCTCGATGAAATAGATAAGGAACAAGGAATTCCATGTAGTAGGGTTAGTAAAATTATGGAAAGATGGAATATGGTTCCTATAGTGTATACAAATAAGGATTTAAAATCAGCAGAAGTTATTGAAAGTATCATTTTAAACTCTTCTTCTATTCCGCCTGTCGTATCTTTTCAGAACAATAATAGAGTTTATTTTTTGGACGGAGGTTTAACAAATAATTTACTTTTAGAAAAATTCTCCAAAAAATCAAAAAAAATAGGTGTTTACTATGAAGAAACTACTATTTTTGGAAAAGACCGTTCCCTATTGGAAAATACTTTTTTAATAAAACCTAGTCGTCGTCTGCCTATTACTTCTTTTGATTATACGGATCCGACTGGGGTGAAAGAGTGTTTTGAAATGGGAAAAGAAGATGTCGAAAAATTAAAACCTGAAATTCTAAAATTTTGTAGGATAAATGAATGA
- a CDS encoding pyridoxine 5'-phosphate synthase, translating into MIALSVNVNKIATLRNSRGGNIPDLLQYTKVIMDSGVHGITVHPRSDERHITRKDTSELNQFISEYNREYSKKIEYNIEGAPDERFIDIILENKPTQATLVPVREGEITSDHGFDLKTEGEKLYPIIQKIKSVGVRVSLFLETNVDNMRYAKNITADRIELYTGPFAYAFDSGNGAESFLVYEKAAIAAMELGLGVNAGHDLDENNLSIFKKLSGLREVSIGHRLMSYALLYGMENAVKVYLKALSL; encoded by the coding sequence ATGATAGCCCTTAGTGTAAATGTAAATAAAATTGCGACCCTCCGAAATTCGAGAGGAGGAAATATTCCTGATTTACTACAATATACAAAAGTCATAATGGATAGTGGTGTTCATGGGATTACTGTTCATCCCAGATCGGACGAAAGGCATATTACCCGCAAAGATACATCTGAGCTTAATCAATTTATATCTGAGTATAATAGAGAGTATTCAAAAAAGATCGAATACAATATTGAAGGAGCTCCAGACGAACGATTTATAGATATTATTCTAGAGAATAAACCAACGCAAGCTACTTTAGTTCCAGTTCGAGAGGGTGAAATAACTTCGGATCATGGCTTTGACTTAAAAACGGAAGGGGAAAAACTCTATCCTATCATTCAAAAAATTAAATCTGTCGGTGTTCGTGTATCCCTATTTTTGGAAACAAATGTGGATAATATGCGATATGCGAAAAATATAACGGCGGATCGTATTGAACTTTATACAGGTCCATTTGCATATGCGTTTGATTCAGGGAATGGTGCAGAATCCTTTTTAGTATACGAAAAAGCAGCAATTGCCGCTATGGAACTTGGTTTAGGAGTGAATGCAGGACATGATTTAGATGAAAATAATTTAAGTATCTTTAAAAAACTTTCCGGATTACGAGAAGTTTCCATTGGGCATCGGTTGATGTCTTATGCTTTACTTTATGGAATGGAAAATGCAGTAAAGGTTTATTTGAAGGCTTTGAGTTTATAG